The stretch of DNA CAGGGCATCTGAAATAGTTTGTGCCGATCCACTCAGCTTCAGGCTGTCAAAACTTAAACTGTTCGAGGAAAAGCTGAAGTTCTCGACATCttcatcaaaataaaacccACGATCCAAGCGGAGCCCAGTGAATGCACGGCCGGGAACGGCATTCAATTGGTACATTACAATAGGTTCAGGAACACCACGCAACGCAACAGGTCCAAGCGAGGTCGCATCAAGTTGGTCACGCTCCTCAGTGCTCAGTGACATGTACGCCGCATACGTCAGCAGCACTTGCCCACCATTTGTCACACTTTCTGTGCGCGCAGCCATGTTTGGTGTGCGTCCGTAGTAGTCGTATCCTTTTGTTACTTCATCATGTCGGATATCACATAACCCGGTGTGGATTCCGATTCTTACACGCAGCCCATTCCACAACTGGCGGTAAACCTCGGGATCCAGACGTGCACTCGGTGGAATATAGTGATCATCATCCTCAGCTTTCTGCATCTCGGAATTGCGGTAGAAATCATCGAAAACAGTTGTCCCCCAACAGTGTTGCAGGAATGATCGCTGAATGTCACTCGCGAGTTCCACAGCGGTGGATGTACTGCGGCAGGCAATCATAAAGGAGTCCCCAACGGTCTTCACCTCGTAACAACCATACTGCATGATGAGTGAACGGATCATAGTGTGATGAGCCAACACGGCATCGGGCATCAGTTCCGGGTGAGTAGACCACTGCGCAGTGCTGCTTTCGATGTCCGTACAAACAATGGTTACAACGCCACATTCACCACCCCGTAGCATCTCAAACATTGGAACACACACTTCACTGTCGTTGATAAATGTAACTAGGTCACTTGACGACTTGGGCACAGTATCCCGTTGTCCACGGACGCGCACAAACAAGCACAGAAGCACACACAATGCAATAGCAAgtgcaacaaagaaaacagaaccaACAATTATACCGGCAAGTTGTGAAGGACTAAGGGAAGACTCATCCATTACAGCATACTCCAAAGATGGCGTCACACCCCGACTCAGTACAGGCACACGGGGGTCTAGTACCCGAGACATCGACCACACAGAAATGTTTCCCGCCCCAAAATTAGTCTCGCAACGGTTAGCCGCCGTTACACGTCCCTTAACACACTCAACATCACTGTACGGTCCGTAGTGCATGTCATCCACACGAATGTTTGATTctgtgtaaaaaaaatcaactaACAACGAGGGGCTTATCCTCTTCATGCGTGGAACGATGCTTCGAAGCAGACGCGCAGTGGCAAAGCCCCGCAACCTCAGCGGTGTCCATGTAGATTCACGGGGGTTGTAGGCATGAAACATTGCAACTGTATCCGATTCCGTATTTTTATCGGCCCAGTGTGGTAGATTCGTCGCGAACACAAGTCGTGAGGCGCTTACAACTGCCGCAGGGGTCGCATTAAATGCTTCCACAAACTCATCATACAATTGAGCGACTTCGGAGAAGAGAACATACACGCGTCTATCATTTCGAGATTGGAGATACTGTGCAATCGCATGGGCATCTGGAGGTGTGAGGCCGATGGCCACAACATCCCCACTGCTTGGTAGATGGTCCACCAGAGTGTCACTCTCTTTAAGCAACAACATTGACTTAAGTGCCACATCAAATGTCATTAGCGATTTGTTGAGTACATCACCAATTACTTCCGCCCTTTTACTTCGAATAGCGGCAGACACGGCACCGGTAGAGGCATTTGAGAGGTGCATAGCAAGCACGTACAATTGTTGCCGAACCGTAGGCGAGAGCAGTAACACATTTCTATTGAAACGATTGATCCGAGGATAAAGCAGCAGTGGATCGACGAATACAGGGCCTGGAAGTTCCAGAATATCTTCATCAACAGCACCATAGATAATGACTATCTCCCTCATATTGAGCAAAGCCTCTAGAGCTATGACCCCCATCTGCGTGCTTAGTGGAAGCACATCAAAGTGTAAAATATCTTCTCCGAAATCATCACGAATGACAGGAGCTGAAGACACACCTTCGTACCATCTCTTGGCGGAAcgataagaaaagaaataatcaCTCAAGTGCATGACAAAACCACTCAATGGAATACTGATCTTCACGTCCCTACTCGAACACTGTGATGCACCCCAGGCTAGGAATCCTCTCTGAAGCGGCTCTATACGAAACCCATCCACGACTTCCTTCATGTAAACAGCGCTTCCACCCTGATTGCAGTTGCACATAGCACCCTGCATGGACGCAAACTCGCCGCACTCATTACCATAGTCACCCACGACAAGGTCATCTACAACGTAACGACGCTGGCGGTACAGAGAGTCCATAAAGGCCGTGCGGTCCGTCAACACATCAGTACTGTGTAGTGCCTGCGAAAGGATCTCACCAGTGAGCCATCCAGTCATCATCAGATCAGAAATAGCCTCGTCGGTACTAAAGTGTGGGGGTTTCGAAAAGCCACCCCATTCACTATTGGATTTTAAATGGTTATCCATCTCCTCCCGAAACCGCCGGACAGACGCAAGGGTTAGTAAATTCGAAGGAGGAATTGTGCCCGTGATGATTAATTGACCATCGTTCAGAGACACATTGGAAGCATACAAAGCGTCACGCCAAGTTCTTATTAGAGGGCCTTGTGATGTCGACGGAGCCAAAACATACATCTGTCTCGTCCGCTCATCCTTCACAATCCTCCCTATGAACCATTCGGTGGCGGGGTTGCGCACGGGGGCAAACAGGAGCACAGCCTGTGGACGTGTCTCAACAAACTGGTTCCATTCAGCTGCCAGGGCATCTTCATCTGCT from Trypanosoma brucei brucei TREU927 chromosome 5, complete sequence encodes:
- a CDS encoding receptor-type adenylate cyclase GRESAG 4, putative, whose protein sequence is MTSLLSKLSLPLLQLLFLLLSFSTTGRAEDNTTINVLSLMYSPDVQEVEVDSLNAGFDASLTARGWKTNSKARVSFIRPPSYDTPVAEFFESVVKESEGKLMIVFGPFGGPNTMWVKGELSKHGAVSFGPLAFSTEVREWDPHLYFISVEPNAELLALFRYAVVFLGLPRVGITYLKGTPSGEALYEFALEISSMMGHELCGAFAAAGGVGADEDALAAEWNQFVETRPQAVLLFAPVRNPATEWFIGRIVKDERTRQMYVLAPSTSQGPLIRTWRDALYASNVSLNDGQLIITGTIPPSNLLTLASVRRFREEMDNHLKSNSEWGGFSKPPHFSTDEAISDLMMTGWLTGEILSQALHSTDVLTDRTAFMDSLYRQRRYVVDDLVVGDYGNECGEFASMQGAMCNCNQGGSAVYMKEVVDGFRIEPLQRGFLAWGASQCSSRDVKISIPLSGFVMHLSDYFFSYRSAKRWYEGVSSAPVIRDDFGEDILHFDVLPLSTQMGVIALEALLNMREIVIIYGAVDEDILELPGPVFVDPLLLYPRINRFNRNVLLLSPTVRQQLYVLAMHLSNASTGAVSAAIRSKRAEVIGDVLNKSLMTFDVALKSMLLLKESDTLVDHLPSSGDVVAIGLTPPDAHAIAQYLQSRNDRRVYVLFSEVAQLYDEFVEAFNATPAAVVSASRLVFATNLPHWADKNTESDTVAMFHAYNPRESTWTPLRLRGFATARLLRSIVPRMKRISPSLLVDFFYTESNIRVDDMHYGPYSDVECVKGRVTAANRCETNFGAGNISVWSMSRVLDPRVPVLSRGVTPSLEYAVMDESSLSPSQLAGIIVGSVFFVALAIALCVLLCLFVRVRGQRDTVPKSSSDLVTFINDSEVCVPMFEMLRGGECGVVTIVCTDIESSTAQWSTHPELMPDAVLAHHTMIRSLIMQYGCYEVKTVGDSFMIACRSTSTAVELASDIQRSFLQHCWGTTVFDDFYRNSEMQKAEDDDHYIPPSARLDPEVYRQLWNGLRVRIGIHTGLCDIRHDEVTKGYDYYGRTPNMAARTESVTNGGQVLLTYAAYMSLSTEERDQLDATSLGPVALRGVPEPIVMYQLNAVPGRAFTGLRLDRGFYFDEDVENFSFSSNSLSFDSLKLSGSAQTISDALHSLLSTFKPPQRERLLALYCERWNVPLPMGGSYAWDDAYCEEVIRRIAVKVGPFVGRYAS